ATTGCTTATCACATTCAGGACAACAATGAGATTTTtattcagtatggattttggcatGTGGATAAAGACTTTTCTGGCTTGTATAACATTTGCCAGATTCAGAACATACATACTGCATTTTGCTTTAGTGggagtttgtgtgtttatttgaaaAGAACTAATGTTTAAAACCTTATTCCACATTgcgaacagcaatatggcttctctccagtatcaaTTTCTGTGTGCTTTTGAAAATTGCATTTGTCAGAAAATTCTGAACAGCACTCAGGTTTTTaacctgtgtggatttttctgtgtttctgaAGACTACTTCTCACGGAGAACatcttaccacattctggacaacaatgaggtttttctcctgagTGGATTCTTCTGTGGTTTTGAAGATTATTTTTCCATGAGAATGACTTACCACATTcaggacaacaatgaggtttttctcctgtatgTATTCTTCTGTGTGTCTGAAGATGGCTTCTCTGTAAGAATGACTTACCACAATCTGGACAACAATGAGGCTTTTCTCCAGCGTGGATTTTCCTGTGGTTCTGAAGATCATTTCTCCatgagaacgacttaccacattcaagacaacaatgaggtttttctcctgagTGCCTTCTTCTGTGGTTCTGAAGATTGCCTCTGTAAGAACGATTTTCCACActctggacaacaatgaggtttatCTCCTGTGTGGCTTCTTCTGTGGTTCAGAAGATCTCTTCTTCCTGAgaatgacttaccacattctgaacagcaatgaggtttttctccagtgtgtatTGTTCTGTGATTCTGAAGATAGATTCTCCTTGAATACGACTTTCCACATTCTGGACAgtaatgaggtttttctccagtgtgtatCCTTCTGTGATTCTGAAGATTGCTTCTCActgagaacgacttaccacattctggacaacaatgaggtttttcacCTGTGTGGGttcttctgtgcctctgaagattgCTTATTTGTGAGAATGaattaccacattctggacaacaataaggtttttctcctgtgtgaatcttCATATGCTTATTAAGAACACTTttgtgtgtgaattgtttgccacattccaaacaacatttttttccagtatgaATTTCGATTTCTTTCTCTACTTGCTGTTGATCAGTTTTGATAGCTTCTGTCTGTGTTACTCCAGTAACAGGGAGAGAACTGCACTGCATAAAGGCTGCTGTCAGGTTCTCTGGTGCTCTTGCGGATTTcttcatgcctttgtctttgtATTGAAGAGAGGGCTCACCAAATGAAGGCGGAGAGAAGCTGCAATTCTTCTGTAAATCTGacataacacaaatattttaaatattataattattattttcctgacatgtttatccaaggcgacttacaacatttgacacacaattagttacatttctcttGTTCTTCCAACTGGAGTACAGACAGGTCAcatgacttgctcgtggtcacatggtgtcaatagctgaatttgaacctgcaacttcagggtttgatgtccaaatTCCTAAGCACTACCTGCctttaaaactaaatgaaacagtACAAGTATAGTAGTGGCACACTGGTTGGAGTTCCTTCATCATACTTAGGTGCCATTTATGGTCTGGACACTCCGTGTATGGTATTTACATGTTCTGCTGCCGTATGTTTAATTTCTCCACCTTTCTCTCAAATGTGAAAGACAGGCCTGATCTGATCGATCGATCACAAATTAAAATCAGCCAATTTACACTCCAAATGACTTGATCGATGTTCAGCAAATTAGCTGATCTTAACATCTGATCTTGAATGATAAAAAGTATGCAAGACAAAGTTCAaacattaccaaaatacagaaacatgtCCTCACC
This genomic window from Polypterus senegalus isolate Bchr_013 chromosome 4, ASM1683550v1, whole genome shotgun sequence contains:
- the LOC120528374 gene encoding zinc finger protein 79-like yields the protein MASAKEDGMDERMVDIKEEDCEWLTPEDVCVKLEVHDERISVFKEEEECKGVTTAVEAEDLNDFSVGLELQKHETEDIFKQDACEESPSSLQPWSTNTGRLATQENSVELKSELSESEEKITEGNGRGGEESPGSVGRNLQKNCSFSPPSFGEPSLQYKDKGMKKSARAPENLTAAFMQCSSLPVTGVTQTEAIKTDQQQVEKEIEIHTGKKCCLECGKQFTHKSVLNKHMKIHTGEKPYCCPECGNSFSQISNLQRHRRTHTGEKPHCCPECGKSFSVRSNLQNHRRIHTGEKPHYCPECGKSYSRRIYLQNHRTIHTGEKPHCCSECGKSFSGRRDLLNHRRSHTGDKPHCCPECGKSFLQRQSSEPQKKALRRKTSLLS